A window of Coturnix japonica isolate 7356 chromosome 1 unlocalized genomic scaffold, Coturnix japonica 2.1 chr1random1637, whole genome shotgun sequence genomic DNA:
cagggaggttgtggatgccccgtccttggaggtgttcaagaccaggttggacggggccctgggcaacctgatctagtaaaggtgtatgtttggtggccctgccaggcaggggggttggaactacatgatccttgatgtcccttccaacccgggtcattctgtgattctgacaCGCACCGGGTTGGGGACCTCCGGGGCTGCGTCCTCTTGGCTGCAGCTCGGTTTTCCACGGCCCGCCGTCCCTAGCAGCACCGCACGGACACGGCAGCCGCCGCCCCTGCCCCGTTCATGGCGCTGCGACGCGGCCGGACGAGGCGCATCCCCCCGCTCCGCCTCGACCCGCGCCCCCGGAGCGCCGCCGGCGCATGCGCGGTGCCTCCCCGCGGGGACGCGGCATCGCCGTGTGCCCCGCAACGTGTTGCGCTCCGCTGGCTCCCGCTCTGCGGCCGCGGCCGTTCCCTTTAAAACCTCACACAGCTCGGCGCTCCCGCCATCCGTTCCGTTCCGCTCCTCCCCGCGTTCCCCTCTCTCTCGCCGCTCGGTGCGGTCGGACGCTCCCATGCAGGCTCCGGCCGCCCGTTGCAGCACCGAGCATCGGCCCCGCGCCCGGAGCGGCCGCGTCGCTGCTGGAGGTGCGGGGACCCTTTTCCGGCAGGAAGGTCCGGCGTGAGTTCATTTGCAGCTTCCGCCGCTGTTTCCGAGCCGCCGGTTCTGCTCGCCGGCCCCGGGAGCCGCCAGAGGCGCAGCCGCCAGGTAATGCCCCGGGGCGGTTCTGCGGTGCGGGCACGGGGCGCCGTGCGGGGCAGCGCTCCTGTGCCGGGCCGTCACCTCGTGCCGCTCCGTTCTCCCCGCCGGGGCTGCGCTACCGCGCCCGACCCCGCAGGGCACGGCTCCGCTGGGCGAGAGGCGGCGGGATGGCGAGGCCGGGCCGCGCTGCCGGTACCGCCGCCCGTTACCGCTGCCGCCCGTTGTCCCCGCAGGCCGGAGCCGCCCGCAGCGCAGCACCGCACCGCAGCGCATcgcgccgcccgcccccggGGAGGCCCGGCGGTGTGAGGCCGCCCGTCGCCGCCGCTTATGCAACACATCATCGATAACCACCCCGACATGGCCACCGCGCTGCTGGCGggagagaagctgaaggagctgatcCTGCCGGGCCAGCAGGATGACAAGGCGGGCGCGCTGGCGgcgctgctcctgcagctgaagctGGAGCTGCCCTTCGACCGCGTGGTCACCATCGGCACCGtcctcatccccatcctgcTCGTCACCCTGGTCTTCACCAAGAACTTCGCGGGTaagggcggcggggcggggcggggcggccgcgCCCTCACGGCTGTGAAGAGCGGCCTTGTGCGGGGGGCAGCGGCGCGGTACGGGCACCTGGTGCCGTGCTGTGTGGCCGTGTCAGAAGTCTCCAGCGTGATGGTTGTTGGCTTTTAAGGGCCTACAGTTTACATACAGATTTCTGCAGTTCAAGAAGCCCTGTTTGGTTGcctgctgctcacagtgcaCGGCCCTTCCTGCCTTGAAGCTGGCTCAGGTGTTGATGAGACTTGGAAAGTATTGACCCCAATACATTGTGCAGCTCTCAGGCTGTTAGCATTGCAGGTAGCCATCACTGCCTCTCTCATGCATCGGCCTGAAGAGTGTGCATGGCACTGTGTGGCTTGTTTGGTCCCCTGGAGCTTCACAGTGGGGATCCATGTGAAATTACCAGTGTTTTAATACACAGACTGGCAGGTTGTAGCTCGTATGGTTAGTGGGACTTGGTTGTGGGCAGTCCATCCAAACACAGCTGAGTGCAGTCCTTGACATGTAGCTTGGGGATTGACCTCCAACACAGACATCCTTAACACTTTGCTTTCGCTGTCCTGTTACTTAGAAGAGTAACTGCTTGTGAAAAGCACCTTAGGTGGAGATTTTTCTGGATGATAGCTTAAGCATTTTGAATTCACCCCATtttttgaatatatttaaatatctaaagtTTTTCAGCCACAGTTGATGATAGCTTCGTGTTTTTGCATGGTCATCTAGAGGCCTCTTCATGAAACCATGTTCTCAGGGCACAATGAGCCTGCTGAACACCTGAGAACTGT
This region includes:
- the LOC107306767 gene encoding pannexin-2-like, which translates into the protein MQHIIDNHPDMATALLAGEKLKELILPGQQDDKAGALAALLLQLKLELPFDRVVTIGTVLIPILLVTLVFTKNFAGKGGGAGRGGRALTAVKSGLVRGAAARYGHLVPCCVAVSEVSSVMVVGF